One Actinomyces respiraculi DNA window includes the following coding sequences:
- a CDS encoding response regulator transcription factor, translated as MRVLIVDDDVIVSQALTTILTAEGDIDVVATGTSGPEAVALWRRHRPDVLLMDVRMPAGDGLSAAEEVLAEDAQARIVFLTTFADDEYIGRALRMGARGFLIKQDVARIAPALRGVMAGMSVLEGEVVERGVLAGAAAGGAPAGARGVGRAGASTGEERPEALRDLTEREYEVVRAVADGLDNAEIAQRLFMSEGTVRNHVSAALARTGLRNRTQLAVLYLRAVHPQAV; from the coding sequence ATGAGAGTGCTCATCGTCGACGACGACGTCATCGTCTCCCAGGCCCTGACCACGATCCTCACCGCCGAGGGTGATATCGACGTCGTCGCCACGGGGACCAGCGGCCCCGAGGCGGTTGCCCTGTGGCGCCGCCACCGCCCCGACGTCCTGCTCATGGACGTGCGCATGCCCGCTGGGGACGGGCTCAGCGCCGCCGAGGAGGTCCTGGCTGAGGACGCCCAGGCCCGCATCGTCTTTCTCACGACCTTCGCCGACGACGAGTACATCGGTCGTGCCCTGCGCATGGGGGCACGGGGGTTCCTTATCAAGCAGGACGTCGCCCGCATCGCCCCCGCGCTGCGCGGGGTCATGGCAGGCATGAGCGTGCTCGAGGGTGAGGTCGTCGAGAGGGGCGTGCTCGCCGGTGCCGCGGCGGGCGGTGCCCCGGCGGGCGCCCGGGGCGTCGGCCGGGCGGGCGCCTCGACGGGCGAGGAGCGCCCCGAGGCGCTGCGGGACCTCACCGAGCGCGAGTACGAGGTCGTGCGCGCCGTCGCCGACGGCCTCGACAACGCCGAGATCGCCCAGAGGCTGTTCATGAGCGAGGGCACGGTGCGCAACCACGTCTCCGCCGCCCTGGCGAGGACCGGGCTGCGCAACCGCACCCAGCTCGCCGTCCTCTACCTGCGCGCCGTGCACCCCCAAGCGGTCTGA
- a CDS encoding sensor histidine kinase, giving the protein MRVVADKAVLAGVCVAIVVIACEADGHAVAWLLVAVTVSALCGALEEGDGGEDGGDGARRTRARAGASALMPSALLLAGALEPRAVVVVPLLVYDLVRALTRRSHGGDRPAWWTWALAAAVPVWLRALDHPDVVKGATVAFVGAVALLGALLAVRTVELAGRTRHMHVLRDDLDRRIRDLVVSRARLEEASEYEARAAVLGERTRIAQDIHDGVGHQLTRLLLQARALEVVHRDDEAVVAALGTLTSGIDDALTLMRTSVHDLADDAQDLATTLHVLAGRSGLEVDVECDLEREPPAQVARCVSALVREALTNAVRHGRAQRVSVSVTDLPALWRVRVVDDGAGRLDPGLPAPGRLDDGGPRGRGRQDPAAPRPSHRGLGLMSMADRVEALGGRLHVHARPRFTILATIPKPQEEPA; this is encoded by the coding sequence ATGAGGGTCGTGGCCGACAAGGCGGTGCTGGCGGGCGTGTGCGTCGCCATCGTGGTCATCGCCTGCGAGGCGGACGGGCACGCCGTCGCCTGGCTCCTCGTCGCCGTCACCGTCTCCGCCCTGTGCGGCGCCCTCGAGGAGGGCGATGGTGGCGAGGACGGTGGCGACGGCGCCAGGCGCACGCGAGCGCGCGCGGGGGCGAGCGCCCTCATGCCGTCGGCGCTCCTGCTGGCCGGAGCGCTCGAGCCCCGCGCCGTCGTCGTGGTCCCGCTGCTCGTCTACGACCTCGTGAGGGCACTGACGCGCAGGTCGCACGGCGGGGACCGCCCGGCGTGGTGGACGTGGGCGCTCGCGGCCGCGGTGCCCGTGTGGCTGCGCGCCCTGGATCATCCCGACGTCGTTAAGGGTGCGACGGTCGCGTTCGTTGGCGCCGTCGCCCTGCTCGGCGCGCTGCTGGCCGTGCGCACCGTCGAGCTGGCGGGTCGCACCCGCCACATGCATGTCCTGCGCGACGACCTCGACCGGCGCATCCGCGACCTCGTCGTCTCGCGCGCCCGCCTCGAGGAGGCCTCCGAGTACGAGGCGCGCGCGGCCGTCCTGGGTGAGCGCACCCGTATCGCCCAGGACATTCACGACGGCGTCGGCCACCAGCTCACCCGCCTCCTGCTCCAGGCGCGGGCCCTGGAGGTCGTCCACCGCGACGACGAGGCCGTCGTGGCGGCGCTGGGGACGCTGACGTCGGGTATCGACGACGCCCTCACCCTCATGCGCACCTCCGTCCACGACCTGGCCGACGACGCCCAGGACCTGGCGACGACGCTCCACGTCCTGGCCGGGCGCAGCGGCCTGGAGGTCGACGTCGAGTGCGACCTCGAGCGCGAGCCGCCCGCCCAGGTGGCGCGGTGCGTGAGCGCGCTCGTGCGCGAGGCGCTGACCAACGCGGTGCGCCACGGGCGTGCGCAGCGCGTGAGCGTGAGCGTGACGGACCTGCCCGCCCTGTGGCGCGTGCGGGTCGTCGACGACGGCGCCGGCCGTCTCGACCCCGGCCTGCCGGCCCCCGGCCGGCTCGACGATGGCGGTCCCCGGGGCCGCGGCCGGCAGGACCCGGCCGCCCCCCGCCCGTCCCACCGTGGCCTGGGCCTCATGTCGATGGCCGACCGCGTCGAGGCGCTGGGCGGCCGCCTGCACGTGCACGCCCGCCCGCGCTTCACCATCCTCGCCACCATCCCCAAGCCCCAGGAGGAGCCGGCATGA
- a CDS encoding ABC transporter ATP-binding protein, with the protein MTRSPHPRSSAAPSPASDDVPAVAIDGLIKRYGELVAVDGLSLTVPRGEILGLLGPNGSGKTTTISCLLSLLSYDAGQVRVLGKPMTPTSYALKRRVGLVPQEVAVLDELTVRENVDAFCALYVTDRTARHELVEEAIAFVGLEKFARFRPAKLSGGLLRRLNIACGIAHRPELVIFDEPTVAVDPQSRNAILEGISRLNEQGATIIYTSHYMEEVEQLCDRVVIMDAGRQVAAGTPRELTAMIGTGDRVNAELLAPETHGEVFLERLRRLEHVRSASIDSEGLLAVECRPGSHNLSDILSVLSEAGVTVGRVTSQPPTLNDVFLEITGRALRDEAA; encoded by the coding sequence ATGACCAGATCACCGCATCCCCGCTCCTCAGCGGCCCCCTCACCGGCATCCGACGACGTCCCTGCGGTCGCCATCGACGGCCTCATCAAGCGCTACGGCGAGCTCGTCGCCGTCGACGGGCTGTCCCTCACCGTCCCGCGCGGCGAGATCCTCGGGCTGCTCGGCCCCAACGGCTCGGGCAAGACGACGACGATCAGCTGCCTGCTGTCCCTCCTGAGCTACGACGCCGGGCAGGTGCGCGTCCTGGGCAAGCCGATGACGCCAACCTCCTACGCCCTCAAGCGGCGCGTCGGCCTCGTGCCCCAGGAGGTCGCGGTCCTCGACGAGCTCACCGTGCGCGAGAACGTCGACGCCTTCTGCGCCCTGTACGTCACCGACCGCACCGCGCGCCACGAGCTGGTCGAGGAGGCCATCGCCTTCGTCGGCCTGGAGAAGTTCGCCCGGTTCCGGCCGGCCAAGCTCTCCGGAGGGCTCCTGCGCCGTCTCAACATTGCCTGCGGCATCGCCCACCGGCCCGAGCTCGTCATCTTCGACGAGCCGACCGTCGCCGTCGACCCGCAGAGCCGCAACGCCATCCTCGAAGGCATCTCGCGTCTCAACGAGCAGGGCGCCACGATCATCTACACGAGCCACTACATGGAGGAGGTCGAGCAGCTGTGCGACCGCGTCGTCATCATGGACGCCGGCCGCCAGGTGGCAGCGGGCACGCCCCGTGAGCTGACCGCCATGATCGGCACCGGTGACCGTGTGAACGCCGAGCTCCTCGCACCCGAGACCCACGGCGAGGTGTTCCTCGAGCGGCTACGGCGCCTGGAGCACGTGCGCTCGGCCTCGATCGACTCCGAGGGGCTGCTGGCCGTCGAGTGCCGACCCGGTTCCCACAACCTCTCCGACATCCTCTCCGTCCTGTCCGAGGCCGGCGTCACGGTGGGCCGTGTCACCTCACAGCCGCCGACCCTCAATGACGTCTTCCTTGAGATCACGGGCCGTGCCCTGCGGGACGAGGCGGCCTGA
- a CDS encoding ABC transporter permease: protein MATLVRYELVRLLRDKTLLMWALVLPLSLTVIFMAMFSHLDDSFAPTPMTLGVVEDTALTEAPGVSQVVETVSTGADRLIDPVPAADAEQALAAARAGDTLGYLDVTDGRLVLHLTDEGNATTTAPVLRAALDVWAQTGAQIDSLTAAVAAGEVSPDALAALPASGRGPDVTREMALTPVASSSGTGYYLSLLAFTSAMGMMFALVAVQECLAASGPTGARRTLAALPRRTVLAGVLLASWVAMTVCLLVALAVMVLVADVEMGPHGWLSVVAVVVSSLMSCAGGALLGTWPSLKPAIVSAVASFLSLFTGLYGPGAKNLADSLEETVPWLARANPLWHSSRAFYSLLYFGSLEPFVLACAAMTAFAVVFFVLALLRLRRTA from the coding sequence ATGGCAACCCTCGTGCGCTACGAGCTCGTGCGCCTGCTGCGCGACAAGACCCTGCTCATGTGGGCTCTCGTCCTGCCCTTGTCCCTCACCGTCATCTTCATGGCGATGTTCTCCCACCTCGACGACTCCTTCGCCCCCACCCCGATGACGCTGGGCGTCGTCGAGGACACCGCCTTGACCGAGGCGCCCGGCGTGTCCCAGGTCGTCGAGACAGTCTCCACCGGGGCGGACAGGCTCATCGACCCGGTGCCTGCGGCCGACGCCGAGCAGGCGCTGGCGGCGGCCCGCGCCGGAGACACCCTGGGCTACCTCGACGTCACGGACGGCCGCCTGGTCCTCCACCTGACCGACGAGGGCAACGCGACGACGACGGCCCCGGTCCTGCGGGCGGCCCTCGACGTCTGGGCGCAGACGGGCGCGCAGATCGACTCCCTCACCGCGGCCGTCGCCGCGGGCGAGGTCTCCCCCGACGCCCTGGCCGCCCTGCCCGCCTCGGGGCGGGGACCCGACGTCACCCGCGAGATGGCGCTCACGCCGGTGGCCAGCTCGTCGGGCACGGGCTACTACCTGTCCCTGCTCGCCTTCACCTCCGCCATGGGGATGATGTTCGCGCTCGTCGCCGTCCAGGAGTGCCTGGCTGCCTCCGGCCCCACCGGTGCCCGGCGCACGCTTGCAGCCCTGCCCAGGCGCACCGTCCTGGCCGGGGTCCTGCTCGCCTCGTGGGTGGCGATGACGGTCTGCCTGCTCGTGGCCCTGGCCGTCATGGTGCTCGTCGCCGACGTCGAGATGGGCCCGCACGGGTGGCTCAGTGTCGTCGCCGTCGTCGTCTCCAGCCTCATGAGCTGCGCGGGCGGCGCCCTGCTGGGGACCTGGCCCTCGCTCAAGCCCGCCATCGTCTCAGCGGTCGCATCGTTCCTCTCACTGTTCACCGGCCTGTACGGCCCCGGAGCCAAGAACCTCGCCGACTCCCTGGAGGAGACGGTGCCGTGGCTGGCGCGGGCGAACCCGTTGTGGCACTCGTCCCGGGCCTTCTACTCGCTGCTCTACTTCGGCTCGCTCGAGCCCTTCGTCCTGGCCTGCGCGGCGATGAC